CTCAGGTATGCGAGACTTTGTGTCTCCGTCATATTGTCTTATATTTTCACTGCATAACCCAAGGGgtttgtttgtctttaaaaCAACTGTATATGCAATAATAGGCAACGATCATGTGGTGCTACTGACACTGGATGGGAACCTTTACACATTGGGTTCTGCAGAGCAGGGACAGCTGGGAAGAGTACCAGAACATTTTTCAAACAGAGGAGGCAGGAAAGGCCTAGGTGGgtaactttttgttttctctccctctgctTCTTGTTGTGAAACACACAGTTTTATACGATGGTAAAATCTTATTCTGATGTTGCTCATTTTTCTTCTTGGTCTGCCAGAGCGACTGCTGGTCCCGCAGATGGTGAAACTTAAAGGGAAAGTTCACTTCACTGATGCATTCTGTGGAGCGTATTTTACCTTTGCTGTGTCTGAAGAAGGATACGTGTATGGATTCGGTCTCTCAAACTACCATCAGCTGGGTAAGAGTGGCTTTTTGGTGTTTATTTCTTGACATTGTAAGTATCATTGACTGTGTAATAGTCAGCACCATTTGCTGAACTAATTCACTTTGACAGTGTAAGATGTTAGTACTTGCATTTGCAATAAATGCTTACATTTTTCTGCACCAGGCACTAAAAGCACCAAGATGTGTTTTGTCCCTGTAAAATTGACATGCTTCAAGAACTCCACCACTGCCTGGGTGGACTTTTCTGGAGGACAACATCACACTCTTTGCCTCGATGCTGAAGGTAAGAGAAGACCACAGCTGATTCAAGCCTACAGACTTTGATTATTAATACTAAAATATAAATCGGCTCTGAATACTATTAAAGACAATGGTACAATTGTTAGATTAAATATAAACAAGAAGCAaacgtttttattttccttttaattttagGGCAGGTTTATAGCCTGGGTAGAGCAGAGTACGGTCGCCTAGGTCTTGGTCaaggagctgaagagaagagtgAGCCTGCGCCTGTGACGGGGATGGAGCCGGCCAAAGGAGTGTCCTGTGGAGCttctgtcagctacgcagttaCCAGAGCAGGTGagacaaactgaaggaggtttCTGAGTTTCTCGTGTGTATTTCGTTAAGAGTTCCCCAGGATCTGATACATCTTGACTAATACAAGTTCAGGTGTTCTTTTGACGTCTGATATTTACGGACTATACTTATGTGACGAAACTTTGGTCGTAATAGAAGGAGGTGCTGCAGGTCCCGTGATTAAGAAAGTTGTGTAGAATCCAACAATAGCTGAGTTTTACTAAAATTCAAGGACATTAAAGCATATGCTGTTAATTGATGCACTAACACACCACAGTcagtttttagtgttttttttttacatttaaaatgacatttcAGAATATCTGAAGTTCGGTTCTGTTAAAACATTGTACTTGATACCCTTCCTGCAGTAGATAGATGTCCTTGTTTCTTCATTTAGTATTAATTCAGTAATTGCTTTGTTATatttagaaatgtaaatgtatggCAGCTGTCATAGAACTAATGGTGGAAAAGTGGCTTCAACAGCAAAATTAATAATCTATACTGTTAGTTCTTAGGGTTCCCAGGCTTGATCAATTAGAGCTTGGTAAATAGGACAATTAAtttctaagaaaaaaacaacacagtaaTTAGCATTTCCTGCTGGCTGACTAATTGGTGCATCAGAGAAAAGATCTACAAGTCTCTACGCTCCATTATAGTCAATCAGACTGACCCCTTCTTATCTCATTGGCTTTCTGACCAGCCATGTCTACTGTAGTTTATCTATAGATATTTTATTTGGAGAAACTGCTAAAGCTTTGACATCCCCTCAGTCACAGATGGCTCTTGTTCTTGTCCTTCACCTCTTCCAGATTACAGCCTCCACATTCAGTGGACAAAACTCTACTGAATGCGTTGTTGCTATGACATCACTAACAGTTGGACTATGTTTTTCATGCTTTAACGTGAATATTTCTCTATAGTTTTGTGAATTTTATAGTTTCTGtaaatttgtcattttgttcaTCTTTAGAACTTGATGCCGTTTGAAATAAAAGTAGAGGatgttttcaatttaaaaaatgtttctcttcAAAGTTTGTGTTCCTGTtgcagaaaggtttctgtgtgGAAGTAATTATCCACACTGCTCAGCTTTGTTTTTCTAATAAACCAGTAAATCCTTCGCAGTGCTGCTCTGGTGTTCCTGAGTAAAGAGGAGCGTGAAACAAAGTTTTGCTGAAGCTACAAAGTGTAAAATCatcttttgatttaaaaatgtaatgaccTAAGATGGACAGTCTTCCTCTTGTGTTTTACCCTCAAACTTTGGTCAAATTTGGTTTTGTTGGGTTTTCATAAATCAGCGAGCAGATTTCATTATTCTGCACTTGACTGCAAGTTGTAATTTTCTAGTTGAGTTCTCACTGCCGGCTTTGCTCCACACACTCCAGGATCTGTGTATGCCTGGGGCATGGGAACCAACCTGCAGCTCGgcacaggagaggaagaagACGAATGGAGCCCAGTAAAGATGACAGGAAAGCAGCTGGAGAACCGTGAAGTTCTGCTGGCGTCCAGCGGAGGGCAGCACACAGTCTTACTGGTTAAAGACAAACAGGAGAGCTGATGTTCTTATTGTGATACAATGATGGGGATAGTTATCAGTTTTGATGTGGGAGGCTATGTTCAGGATGCTGAGATTTGATATTCAGGAACCTTTTTACGTTTCTCTGTGCTGAGAGAGTGACGTTCAGGACACAGAGGAGAGTTGAGGCCTGGCTTCTTTTAGCAGAGCTGTTTGTTCTTAACGTGGCTAAAATGTTCCTGAAGTTTCTGGTTGATCATGTAAAGTGAGagactatttttttaaatgttcttttttttgttccCTTTTAAATTCTCAACAAATCATTTTGTATGACTAAAAGTATTTAGTGTGTTTATGAAAGTAACTGCATGTTTAAAATGGAAATGAGAAGCAGTTTGATAACGTCTCTGAATGCTAGTCTTTTAAAGTATCTTCTTTAAGCAATAATCTGGTTGTGGTTCAGACATGGGATTCCTATGCTGAGTTTAAGATGTGTAACTACTGTTCACTTCAGTGTACACAGTTGTTGTGACTGTTTGGAAATGCAATAACACCTTCTGGATCCTGCATTTTGTTGCCTCTCCTGACAATAAaggtgattatttttttaagaccTGTTTTTGACTTGCAGCAGGTGATTTTGGAAACATTTTGATAAATTAGGCTTTTAAGTTACACATACTATTATATTTAAGCTTTACAGTACATAGTATTAAATAAATTCTTTAGTTAAATGATTTGATAAGGCAAGATATTAAAATATACAACTAAAAGAATGTTTGATATTCAAACTTCTGATCATTGTGATAAAAacttacaaacaaaaacaagctaCTGACCCACACAGGAAAATCTACAGATAAGGTTTGGAGTTTCaatttataatattttacatttagtcAAAAATAAAACGGCTTATTTCTAATGCTAGATTaggtacattttatatttttactatATTCCTGTGTAGAAATATTGATAAATTAAGCATTTTACTCAatacaacaaaaacaagtttTCTAATCAAATGGTCAGGTACCAGTGTTGTTCATTAAGACCACGTCAATTAaactcagatttgtttttacaaatatttgttgtttttaatcttaACCAGATTCTAAATTAAGACTTAATTTGCATAGGACACACACATAACACATTTAGGTATGCTGAATGCAAATTAACAAAATTTGGCATCTCACCAATTGATGGGAGAAAAATGCTTTCACTCTCAATTTTTGCATGCGTTTCATATGCATTAAAAGGCATTTGTGATATATGAAGGCCACCCTGGTGGTGTGGTTTGAGGTAAAAGTGCTACaacactgcttttttttttcatctagcAAGTATCTTTATGCTTTTAAAGCTAAACTAGTCTTGAGCCATCCGTCGCTTAGGGCTGACTGAATAGGCGATTTGCATCATTAGTTAAAATTTCTCTAGAAACACAATGTGAGTATACCATTGGGTCCTCTCAGGGTGCGTTTGCCCTTCACCGATTTATCCCCCATTTCGTCCCTTCCTACCCCTGCAAGCCATTCCACACCCATAATGATCCTTAGGCCTCACATTTTAATTGACTATCTTATCTGAAAAGTCTGTTTTCCGTTTATTTAGGTTCAGCTGACTTTTATAAAATATGGCTCATTAACTCTGACCTCCTAGTAGATATTAATTTTCCTTCAGTAGAATATGAATAGAACATAAAAAATTGCTTGGTTGTTAGGTATGAAACGCTCTGCTGGCTGGTATGAATTGATGTGTGGGCAGATTGAGCATCCTGCAGTAGATGAAAAAGTACAAAACcatcaaaactgtaaatgtaTGAAATGATCGACACTGACCCTGTCCTGTGGGTCCGGTTGCATCACAGTCTCAGGGCAGCTTTACTCTACTAAAGGAGAGAATGCTATATTCCTCCTCCTACATAATGGACTAATAAAAGCATGATaccttgtacaggtccttctcaaaaaattagcatattgtgataaagttcattattttccataatgtcatgatgaaaatttaacattcatatattttagattcattgcacactaactgaaatatttcaggtcttttattgtcttaatacggatgattttggcatacagctcatgaaaaccccaaattcctatctcacaaaattagcatatttcatccgaccaataaaagaaaagtgtttttaatacaaaaagcgtcaaccttcaaataatcatgtacagttatgcactcaatacttggtcgggaatccttttgcagaaatgactgcttcaatgcggcgtggcatggaggcaatcagcctgtggcactgctgaggtcttatggaggcccaggatgcgtcgatagcggcctttagctcatccagagtgttgggtcttgagtctctcaacgttctcttcacaatatcccacagattctctatggggttcaggtcaggagagttggcaggccaatggagcacagtgataccatggtcagtaaaccatttaccagtggttttggcactgtgagcaggtgccaggtcgtgctgaaaaatgaaatcttcatctccataaagcttttcagcagatggaagcatgaagtgctccaaaatctcctgatagctagctgcattgaccctgcccttgataaaacacagtggaccaacaccagcagctgacacggcaccccagaccatcactgactgtgggtacttgacactggacttctggcattttggcatttccttctccccagtcttcctccagactctggcaccttgatttccgaatgacatgcagaatttgctttcatccgaaaaaagtactttggaccactgagcaacagtccagtgctgcttctctgtagcccaggtctggcgcttctgccgctgtttctggttcaaaagtggcttgacctggggaatgcggcacctgtagcccatttcctgcacacgcctgtacacggtggctctggatgtttctactccagactcagtccactgcttccgcaggtcccccaaggtctggaatcggccctcctccacaatcttcctcagggtccgatcacctcttctcgttgtgcagcgttttctgccacactttttccttcccacagacttcccactgaggtgccttaatacagcactctgggaacagcctattcgttcagaaatgtctttctgtgtcttaccctcttgcttgagggtgtcaatagtggccttctggacagcagtcaggtcggcagtcttacccatgattggggttttgagtgatgaaccaggctgggagttttaaaggcctcaggaatcttttgcaggtgtttagagttaactcgttgattcagatgattaggttcatagctcatttagagacccttttaatgatatgctaattttgtgagataggaattttgggttttcatgagctgtatgccaaaatcatccgtattaagacaataaaagacctgaaatatttcagttagtgtgcaatgaatctaaaatatatgaatgttaaattttcatcatgacattatggaaaataattaactttatcacaatatgctaatattttgagaaggacctgtatagtttaGACAGAAACTATCCGGGGCCACAACAGTTACAGAAATATAAAGATGACCAAGGAAATTGAGAAAGTGTGGGGAAAAATAAGGACAGCCAGAAGAAGGACGGAATTAAGATACGATTTAATGAATTAACTGTCAACAGCATTCAGAGACATAAAAGTAGCAAATATAAATCAAACTTTTCCAGCTGCTGATGTAAGTTTGCTGACTTGATCAATGCATAGGGAGGCAGATATGTAGCGTCTCATGACTGAAGGTTGGGAGAAGAAAACTCAGGATGGGGGAAGGTTCTAACTGAAGAGGTATGTTATCCATCTGTCTTTGTATCCTCCTTTGTATTTGTTATAATATGAAAATGGACAGTGCTAGCATTAATCTGACTGATATAGTACTGGGCATTTTTTGTAGTGTCTTTTGCTGTGAATACTCCTAGGACCACAAACTGAGATGAACTGAGCTGGGTTTAATGGGTCTTTTTGAAAGGGTAATGGAGAAATAAGATGAGTGGGACAAGGAGTGGTAGGGAAAGATTATGATGATAGCGggtaggaggaggaggagcagggtTGGTGGAAAATAAGGGAATGGGGTCAGGGGGGGTGCAAAACCAATGATGAAAAGTGTTCTGAATGGATGTGCTAGTTATAAAAAGGTGTGCTTGAAAGGCAGATTTATGAGAAAGTATACATCTGGGAAAGGATTTAAGAACATTTCTGGAGTTTCTATCCAATCCCACTAGATTAAAAAGATGAAGAGCCTTTTTCAGGCAGGCTAATGACACAGTTAAC
This genomic stretch from Girardinichthys multiradiatus isolate DD_20200921_A chromosome 3, DD_fGirMul_XY1, whole genome shotgun sequence harbors:
- the rcc1 gene encoding regulator of chromosome condensation, whose product is MPAKKTTTTKRKSAAIAEDAEESKKIKVSHRSHCKEAGQVLVLGQGDVGQLGLGEDITERKKPALLSLPEKVVQVVAGGMHTVCLSETGHVYTFGCNDEGALGRDTTEEGSEMVPAKVELSEKVVQVSAGDSHTAALTEDGSVYIWGSFRDNNGVIGLLEAMKTCPVPVKIPLTESVVKIASGNDHVVLLTLDGNLYTLGSAEQGQLGRVPEHFSNRGGRKGLERLLVPQMVKLKGKVHFTDAFCGAYFTFAVSEEGYVYGFGLSNYHQLGTKSTKMCFVPVKLTCFKNSTTAWVDFSGGQHHTLCLDAEGQVYSLGRAEYGRLGLGQGAEEKSEPAPVTGMEPAKGVSCGASVSYAVTRAGSVYAWGMGTNLQLGTGEEEDEWSPVKMTGKQLENREVLLASSGGQHTVLLVKDKQES